The genomic stretch TGATCCGCGATTCCGGGTCGATTCATCACTGTAATTGGACCAAGACGGCGAAGGATTTTCCTTCGCCGTTTTGTTTGTTTTACAGTGTGAATCTCTTTGATTGGAGGATGAGAGAAATTCATTGCGTTTTATTTTATAAAACTCTACCTCTGCCAAAGTCGGTGATTTAACGTTAACAATGAACTGCGCGGCGGCGGCCCGCCCTTTCCAATCATGAATGAGGTTTTCAGGGTTTTGATTGCGACACAGGATCTCCACACCCGGTTGATGCTCGAAGGCCTGCTGAAGGCCGTCCGCGCCCGCTTCGTCCACGCCGACACCGAGGAGAGCATCCATTCCTACCTGAAGACCCCCGAGGGATTCGACATGGTCGTCGTCGACGGCGCGTGGGAATTCCTCTCGATCCACGGCATCCACCTCGCCTGCCGCTCCCGCTCGAAGACCCTTTCGGAGACCCACCTCATGGTGATCCTCCCCAGCGGAAACTCGACCCAGGTGATCGGGGCCTTCAACGACGGGGCCGACACCGTCCTCCGCCAGCCGATCCGCCCGCTCGAATTCCTCAATGCCTGCCGCACCGGCCAGCACCTCACCCGCCTCACCCGGAGCAACCGGGCGCTCTCCGAGCCCCTCCCCGCACCGGCCCCGGCCTCCGCTCTCCCCGAACCGGCGTCGGCTCCGATGCGTTTTTCCGCGGCCGGGGAACTCATCGGCCTCCACGTCTAGCATCGCCTGTTTTTTTCTTCCTCTTTTTGGAAATTCGGGTCATTGCCCGAGTGTTTTCGTTGAACAGGCATAAGTCTTGCTGATTCGGTTGTACGGTTCAACGGGGCGACATTTGACCTGCGGCCGCTTGTTGCTCGTTGTGCTCTCTCCCGTTTAAAGAACCATGCACCTTCCGTTCCGCGTCTTGATCGCCACCCAGGATACCCAGGTCCGCCTCGTCACCGAGAATCTCCTGAAGACGGTCCAGGCGAAGTGCCTCGTCGCCGAGACGCAGGACGCGGTCCTTGCCCTCCTCGGCACCCCGGAAGGGGTCGACCTCGTCGTCGCCGACAGCAGCTGGGAGGGGCTCTCCCTCGAGACGATCTACCGCACCTGCCGCTCCCGGACGACGGCCCCGGTCGAGACCTACCTCACCGTCCTCGTCGAGGAAACGAACGCCGCCGGGGCGATCCTCGCCTTCAACGCCGGGGCCGACGCCGTCCTGCGGAAGAACATCGATCCGGTCGAATTCCTCAACGCCTGCCGCGCCGGGCAGCGCCTCTCGGTCCTGGCGAAGATGCACCGCGTGGCGATGGAGGAGAAGGCGACCGCCGCCTCGGTCCTCACCACGGCGGAACAGGAAGTCCGCGAGGCGACTGCCGCCGCCGCCGCCCTGGTCCAGGAACAGGAGCCGCCCGCCGAGAACCGGCAGACCTCCCTCGTCACCTCGGCGGAGGCCCCGGCCCCCGCGGCGGCGCAGCCGAAAAAGGCCCGCCTCGCCGGAGGGGAGGCCCCCATCGTCGTCCGGCAGATGGAGGCCGTCGCCCGGCAGGTCCTCATCGACCAGGGGGCCTCGGAGGAGACCTGCTTCCACGATGTGATCGATGCCGACGCGGTCGACGGGCAGGTGCCGGAGTGGTCGGAATTCGTCGGCTGGCAGGGGATCTTCTGGCCGGTCAACAATCTCTGGTTCGACGTCCTCTTCCACTTCAGCCGCACCGGGGCGGAGAATCTCTGCCGGTGGACCCTCCAGCGGCAGGCGAAGGAGGACGGCGCCCTCATGGCCGGGATCAACCAATACCTGATCGCCGTCCAGGCGACCTATCGCGCCCATTACGAGACCGGCTACGGCCCCTCCTCGACGATCCTCTGCCAGCCCGTCGTCCTCCCCCGGCCCCATTGGATGGAGGAGGCGGGGCAGGGCGATTTCACCCGCGTGCTGAAGTTCCCGAATTCCTTCGTCGCCTACAATTTCCACATCGCCCCCGCCGCGCTCCAGGTGAAGGCCGCCATCACCGCCTCCCCCGGGGATATCCTCAACGAGACGATCGCCTCCCGGGGCCAGCGCCCCGGCCCGGGTGTCATGCCGTTGGCGAATCGCGGCGTCATCCTCACGGAGGGACGGCTGAACAAGATTGTTCCGGACTTGGAGGCGAACCGGACGCTGTGGGTGATCGAGCCGTCGTTGTTTGCTCGGCGGATGGGGGCGTATACGGCGGTGGATTAGGGGGGGGCGCGGGTTGGGGAGCGCCCGTTGGGGCTGGCGGGGTCGATCCTGTACAGGTGGAGGCGATCCGCTTTAACGCCACAGAGGGGCTTCGCCCCTCCGTGACCTCCCCTTCGGAGGGCCTTAGCTAGGCGGACGCGCTTTGGCGGCGCCTCGTCTCCTCACTGGATTAAAATCGGATGGTTCCAGTACGCCCGAGGGTACGTACTGAAGGGGTAGCGGTACCAATACGCCCAAACTCCTATCGGAAGAAAAGAGTATGGGAGAGAGGTCTTCAGGGGTCAGCACCGAGGAGATAGGCCTGCATCCTTGGATGCTCCTTCCCATGGCTCGGCCCTCAAGGGGGTTAGATCCAGCGGAGTAGAGTGGGCGTATGGAAGATAGGCCTTTAGGATTACGCCCCATCTACACCAAGGCCCATCAGACAGGAGGGTCCGGAGGGGCGTGCCCCTCCGTTCGTTCAAACGCGCGGGTCACATCCACCTGTACAGGGAAATGTACCCGGTCCCGAAGGGCTGCCCTTCCCCCCGCGCCCCCTTTCCGAAAAACGTCCTAACCCTTCCCCGACGTCTCCGTCCGATCCCGCACCTTCGGCAGACACTCGGGATAACGCGCCACCACCTGTGCCAGGAGCCATTCCCGCGCCTCGAGCTGGAGGACCGAGGAATCGGCGAGGGTGGCGGCGCTGGCGAGGAGCCGCAGTTCCATCGAGCCCGCGTCGGCGTCGGTGACGGTGAGGGAGAAGGTCTCCCGGTCCCACAGGCGATGGGTCGCGATCCATTGCCGGGTCTCGTCCCGGAGGGCGGCGACGGGGAGGGTGAAATCGACCCGGATCTTCACCTGCTGGACGACGGAAGGGGTCGTCGAGGTGAGGTTACGGAAGGGGCGCTCCAGGAACGACGAGATGGGGAGGATCAGCCGTCCCCGCCCGTCGCCGGTGCGGATCGTGACGTGGGTGAGGGTGATCGCCTCGATGACGCCGCTCTCCCCCTCGACGGCGACCGAGTCGCCGAGGCGGACCGGCTGGGAGAGGGCGAGCTGGATCCCGGCGAAGAGGGTGCCGAGGGTCCGCTGGGCGGCGAAGCCGATGAGGATGCCGACGATCCCGGCCGAGGCGAGGAGGGAGGTCCCGATCTGCCGCGCCTCGGGGAAGAGCATGAGGATGGCGGCGAGGGCGATGAGGATGTTCAGGACGATGGCGCACTTCCGCAGGATCCCGATGCGGGTGGCGGTGGCGCGGTCGTCGCCCAGCTTCTCCATGCTCCGGCTGTCGGTCCCGGTCAGGTCGGGGTCGAGGTCGAGGCCGGCGAGGATCGCCTTTTCGATCCCCTGAAGGAGGGCGTGGGAGACGGCGGCGAGGCCGACGATCACGACGATGGCGAAGCCGCGCCAGATCGCGTGGAGGGCGTCGGTCCCGAGGGAGAGGGAGTAGTGGAGGGTCTCCAGCAGGGAGGCGAAGCCGCCGATGGGGATGAAGACGCGGAGGGCGAGGGCGAGGACGGGGAAGAGGTGTTCGTCGAAGCGGCTCGACGTGGCGGCGGCGATCGCGGCGAGGCGGGTCTCGACGGCGTCGACGCAGCGGTAGAGGAACCAGAAGAGGCCGCCGAGGAGGCCGAGGTGCCAGAAGGGAAGGCGGGCCTGCTCCAGCGCGGCGGCGAAGCCGGGATGCTTCAGGACGTGGACGAAGAGGGGGAGGGCGAAGTAGAGGCAGAAGTACCACGCGCAGAACTGGAGCGGCGGGGCGGCGGCGCGGAGGAGGTCGCGCCGGAGGGAGAGGCGGGTGAGGGTCGCCGCCGCCGCCTGGTAGCGGGAGGCGCCGGCGGGCTGCGGCCCCCGGCGGCGGACGCTCCGCCAGAGGAGGCCGAAGAGGAGGGCCGCGACGAGGGCGGTGGCGCATTCGACGACGGAGGAGAGGTGGAGGGAGGACATGGGTGGGCGGAAAATGAATTACCCCGCAATGCCGTGTGGATGGGGTCCTTCGACCAGTTTATGTACAGGTGAAGCGGCTGCATTGAGCTTCCGCCTTCCAGTGAAGGCCCGACGTCGAATCAATCGCGCGGTTGCTTCTTTACAATCATGATTATCGGAGGAGGGACATGCATCCCAAGCACGAACACCGCAGGGTAAAGGGGCTCGCCTCCTCCCGCGGAGGGAGGAGGACGAAAAGGGGGCGGGACTGGCAGAGAACAGAAGGGGCCGAACCTACCGGAGATCGTAGCCGAGGCCCTTCACCGCGGCGAGAATCTTTTCCTGCCAGCCGTTGACCTCCTTGTCGGTCAGCGTCCGGTCGGGGAGGCGGTAGGTGAGGGCGTAGGCGAGGGACTTCTTCCCGGCGGCCAGCTTCTCCCCCTTCGAGTCCTCGAAGAGGTCGAAGAGGGCGACTTTCTGGAGGGCGCTTCCCGCCGCTTCCCGCGCAGCTTTCTCCAGCGCGGCGGCGAGTTCCGCCTGGGGCGTCGCCGAGGGGACGACGAGGGCGACGTCGCGGCGGACGCCGGGGAACTGGGGGAGGCCGGTGAAGAGGGCGGGAGCGTCGGAGGCGGCCAGCCAGCCGTCGAGCCGGTACTCGACATAGAAGGCCTTCGCCTTGAGGTCGTGCCGCTTCGCCGTCGCGGGGTCGAGGGGGGCGAGCTCGAGGCGGGCCGCGGCGGGAATACCGAGGTCGCCTTCGAGGTAGTCGGCGAGGCCCTTCACGTCGTAGAAGTCGCTGGCCCGTTCGGCGGCGGCCCATTCGAGGGCGTCGACGGGGCCGAGCTGGAGGACGCCGAGGCGCATCTCCTCGACGACCTGGCCGCCCTCCCGGCGGTAGACCTTGCCGACCTCGAAGAGGCGGAGGGAGAGGTTCCCCCGGGCGACGTTCCCGCCGGCGATGGCGGCGAGGCCGTCCTTCAGCGCGGGGCGGAGGTGGGTGAACTGGGCGTTGAGCGGGTTGCCGAGGGCGAGGAGTTCCGCGTCGGGATTGCCGATCGCTTCGCGCGCGGCCATCGCCTCGGTGAGGATCTCCTGCCAGCCCCGCGCCGCGAGGGAGCGGCGGAGGAGGAGGGCCTTGTCCCAGGCGCGGTCGGCGGCGCTCTCCGCCGCCCAGCCGTGGCGGACGCGGCCCGGGAGGTTGGCGAGGCCCCGGACGCGGGCGACTTCCTCGATGAGGTCGATCTCGGTCTCGAGGTCGTGGCGGTAGGGCGGGGAGGTCCAGATGTTGTCCCCCTTGTAGCGGAGGCCGAGGGGCTTCAGGACGGCGGTGATCTCGTCGAGGGTGATCGGGGCGCCGAGGACGGCGGCGACGCGTTCCGGGCGGAGGGTGATCGGCGCGCGCTTCGCGGGGGCCTGCCCGGCGTCGATCGGGGCCTGGATCAGTTCGGCGTCGGCCAGTTCCTCGAGCAGGACGAGGGCGCGGATGCGGGCCTCGGGGATGCGGTAGGCGTCGACGCGGCGCTCGAAGCGGTAGGCCGAGTCGGTGAGGATGCCGAGGCGGCGGCCGCTGCGGCGGACCGAGGCGGGGTCGAACCAGGCGGCCTCGAGGGCGACGGTCGTCGTCGCCTCGGTGACGGCGGAATCCTTCCCGCCGATGACCCCGGCGAGGGCGTGGGGGCGCTCGGCGTCGGCGATGACGAGGTCGTTCTCGTTGAGGGTGTAGGTCTTGTCGTCGAGGGCGAGGAGGGTCTCCCCCTTGCGGGCGCGGCGGACCTCGATGGTCTTCCCGGCGAGCTTCGCGGCGTCGAAGGCGTGGAGCGGCTGGCCCGTTTCCCAGAGGATGTAGTTCGTGATGTCGACGACGTTGTTGATGGAGCGGTGGCCGGTCGCCTCGATCTTTTCCTTCAACCAGGCGGGGCTGGGGCCGACCTTCACGTTCTCGAGGATCGCGAGGGTGTAGCGAGGGCCGAGGTCGGGGGCCTGGAGGTCGATTTTCCAGTCGTGGGTCGGCTGGGCGACGGAGGAGAGGGCGATGGTCTCCTTCGGCCGCCACGTGCCGAGGCCGAGGGCGGAGAGCTCCCACGCGAGGCCCTGGTAGGAGAGGAGGTCGGGGCGGTTCGGGGTGATCTCGACGTCGATGAAGGTGTCGGCGGGAAGGACGGCGGAGAGGGGGCCGAAGGGGGTCTCCTTCGGGAGGATGAGGAGGCCGTCGGCGTCGGCGGCCAGGCCGAGTTCCTTCGCCGAGCACATCATGCCCTGGGAGAGCTCACCGCGGAGCTTGCTCTCCTTGATGACGAAGCCGCCGCCGAAGTCGACGCCGGGGAGGGCGAGGACGACGCGGTCCCCGGCCTCGAAGTTCTTCGCGCCGCAGACGATCTGGCGGGTCTCCTCGCCGCCCTTGCCCGCATGGCGGACCTGGCAGAGGCGGAGGCGGTCGGCGTTGGGATGGGGGACGTAGCTGATCACCTCGGCGACGACGAGGTTCGGGTCGTCCATGCCGTGCTTCTCCACGCCTTCGACTTCGATCCCCGCCGAGGTGAGGCGTTCGAGGAGGGCGTCGAGGGTGCCGGTGTAGTCGAGATGGTCCCGGAGCCAGCGGAGGGAGAACTTCATAGGAGCCGCCCATTCAAGCGGTACGGGAAGGGGAGGGCAAGAGCAAGAGAGCCGTCCGGAGGGGGCGATTTCGGAATGGCGCCGCGGGGGCTTTTCGGCGATCATCCCGGCGCCGCGTCCTATGCCTAGCGAGATACCGGATTATTACGACGTTCTTTCCGTCCCGCCGAAGGCGACGGCGGACGAGATCAAGGGGGCCTTCCGCCGCCTCGCCCTCCGCTATCATCCCGACCGCAACCTCGGCGACCCGGGCGAGGCCGCCCTCGCCACCGAGAAGTTCAACGAGGTCCGCGCCGCCTACGAGGTCCTGGGCGACGCCGAGAAAAAGGCCGATTACGATTCCTCCCGCCGGATGAAGAAATGGCTGGCGAGCCTCGGGCGCGGCCCCGCCCGCAAGAGCCCGGCTCCCGCGCCGCCGGTCCGCAAGCCGAAGGAGAAGGAAAAGGCCGCCGCGGCCCCCGCCTCTTCTCCTCCGCCCGTACCCGCGCCCGCCCCCGTCCGGGCGGCGGCCCCGCCTCCTCCCGCCCCGGCTCCCACTCCGGCCCCTGCGCCCGCCTCCGCTCCCCCAGCCCCGCGGCAGAAAAGCCCAGGCCAAAACCCAAATCTGGAAGCGAAGGAGACGATCCCCCTCGCCGTCGCGGTCCTCGGCGGGCGGTGGGAGGTCGAGGTCGGCGGCGGGCGTCGCGTCGCCTGCATGGTCCCCGCCGGGGTCCGGCCCGGGATGCGGGTGAAGTTCCGGGGCCTCGGCGCCGTCGGCCCCGACGGGCGGACCCGGGGCGATCTCTCCGTTTCCTTCGAGGTCCGCACCGAGGGGGCCTGGCTGGTCTCGGGGAACGACCTCCTCGTCTATGCCGATGTCGACGTCCTGGAGATCCTCTCCTGCGGTGACATCGTCCTCGCCGACGCCCCGGGCGGCCCGTTGCGGGTGAAGATGACGCCCGGCTTCGACATCGGCCGGAAGCTCGTCCTCCGGGGCCGGGGCCTCCCCGCCTTCGGCAAGGCCCCGGCGGGCGATCTCCATATCAAGGTGCTCCCGGTCTTCCCGACGCTCTCCCGGGACCAGGCGAACGTCGTCCGGCGGCTCCTCTCGCAGGGCCTCACGGAGGAGGAACGCCTCGCCCGGCACGACACGAAGCGGCGTTCCCACGAGGTCGTCGAGCGGGAGCGGGAGATCGAGGCGCTGATCGCCGTCTCCGGGGACGGGATCCGTTCCGAAGAGGAAAAGGCCGCGCTGAAGGAGGGCATCGCCCTCTTCGAGGCCGAGACGGGAACGGTCGTCGCCCGGTGGGAGTGAGGGGAGGCTGCCCCGCCCTTTGCCGACTCCTTTTCTTTACGACTTCACCACCAGATGGCGGATCGGCGCGAGGTTCGCGTCCTCGTCGAGGATCGAGCGGAGGCTCGCGTCCCGGCGCAGGGCCTCGGCGAGGTGCTGCGTCGCCGGGGCGAGGCGGCCGAGGCGGCACTCGTAGCAGGCGAGGTCGTAGTGGTAGAGGGCGGTGTCGCGGGCGGCGGCGGGGGCCTCGTAGAGTCGCTGGCGCGCGTCGTGGGTCCGGCCCAGCTCGTGAAGGCAGAAGGCGGCCTTCAGCGGGATGTCGGCGAAGTCGGCCTCGATCCGGGCGACCGCGTCGAGGGCGTCGGCGACGGAGAGCGCCGAGGCCCAGAGGCCGAGGTCCATGAAGGCGAGGAGGAGGAAGCGCTGGACGTGGGGCTCCGTCGCCACGGCGGCGACCTCGGGATCGGGCGATCCGGCGAGGAGGCGGATTTCCCGGAGCGTCTCGACGCTCATCCCCAGCTCCCAATACCCGGTCGCCGCCTCGATGGCGTGGCGCGCCTCGGCGGGGATCCGCGCGTAGAGGGACGCCTCGGAAGCGGGGGACGATCCCGCCTGGGCCAGGAGCTCCGGAAAGGAGCCGGGCGAACCGAGGGCGGCCGATGGGAGGGCGGGTTCCTTCATCGCATTAACGTTAAGCCGGAACCGTGCCAATCCCGTGACGGACGCGGAACAAATTCAAGCGGTTCTCCAGTCGCGATGTGAAAGGATCACGTCCGAAAAGAATTCCGTTTCCGGACTCATTTTGGATTCCTCTTCCCGGGGATTTCCGGTTAGTTCTCTCCCATGGGTATCCATGCAGACAGTTGGATTCGGAAGATGGCGCTCGAAAAAGGGATGATTGAGCCCTTCGCCGAGGGTCAGGTGCGCCACGGGGCCGATGGCACGCGCGTCATCAGCTACGGCATCTCGAGCTACGGCTACGACCTCCGGGTCTCGGACGAATTCAAGGTCTTCACCAACGTCTTCAACTCGATCGTCGACCCGAAGGCCTTCGACGAACGCTCCTTCGTCGACATCAAGGCCCCCGTCTGCGTCGTCCCGCCGAACTCCTTCGCCCTCGCCCGCTCGGTCGAGTACTTCCGCATCCCGCGCAACGTCCTCACCGTCTGCCTCGGGAAGTCGACCTACGCCCGCTGCGGCGTCATCGTGAACGTCACCCCCTTCGAGCCCGAATGGGAAGGCCACGTCACCCTCGAAATCTCGAACACGACCCCGCTCCCCGCGAAGATCTACGCGAACGAAGGCCTGGCCCAGGTCCTCTTCTTCGAGGCGAACGAACTCTGCGAAGTCTCCTACGCCGACCGCGGCGGGAAATACATGAAGCAGCAGGGGATCACGATCCCGCGGATGTAGGGGGGGCGGGAGAGCCGAAGCGGCCACTCTCCCATAGAGCCGTCTCCCAATAGGAGTCAGGGCGTCTTGGTACTGCTACCCCTTCAGTACGTACCCTCGGGCGCTCCAGGAAGCAGCGGATTTTAATCCAGTTCGGACACGAGGCGCCGCCAAAGCGCGTCCGCCTAGCTAAGGCCCTCCGAAGGGGAGGTTCGAGGAGGGGCGAAGCCCCTCTTGGGCTATAAAGCGGGTTACATCCACCTGTACAGGATCGACCGCGCCAGCCCCGAAGGGCCGCCCCTCCCCCGCGCCCCCTTTCCCCTAACCCTCCAGCGCCTTCACCACCACCCCCTCCTCCACCAAAAGCAGGGGAATCCCCCCCCGCACCGGATAGGCGACCGTCCCATCCTCCCGCACGAGGAAAGCCTCCGGGAGCGCGTTCACGACCTTGCCGCCCCGATTTACCACGCCGCCCGCCGCGATGGCCGGGGCCAGGGGGCTTTCGCTCCCCGCGCAGAGTGTCAGGGTTTGCCGCGTCTCGGGACAACGGAGGAGCGGAAGAAGGATCGGATCGAGCATGACGTCAATTCAGTAGAGGAAGCGTTCCTTCGGCTCCGGGATCGCCTTGGCCGTTTCGAGGAGGAGGACCGGTTCCTGTTTGCCGGGGGTGACCTTGGAATCCTCGTAGTGGACGGTGCCGACGGCCTCGGCCCAGCCCATGTTCGCCAGCCCTTCGGGCTCGGCTCCCCGCACCGACATGGCGAGGGGCTGGGCGTCGGCGGCGCAGCAGAACATGAGGAAACGGACGAGACGGAAGGAGCCGTCTGACTGGCCCGATCCCGCCCCCGGCGTCGCCTGGCCGATGAGGCGTACTTTCTTTCCCTCCAAGGCGGCGACGCTTTTCGGGAGGCCGACGGCCATGAAGAGGTCGGTGACTTCGAGGGGGATCGCGCCGGTCGAATCGGGCTTCCAGGCGAAGGGCTCGTCGTCGGCCTCGGCCTTGCCGCGCAGGACGGCCCCGGGATCGGCGGAGGCGCGGTTCGCCAGCGCGAGGGAGGAGAAGGAGCCGGGGGCCGCCGCGAGGGCGAGGACGAGGGCGGCGGCGAGGAGGGCGTCCCGTCCCGACTTCCACCACGGGCGGGGCGGAAGGGGAAAGAGAAGGAAAAGGAAGGCGGCGAGGAGGAGGACGATCCCGCCCCCGGCGACGAGGGGATGGAGGAGCGGATGGAGGAGGGTCGTCACCTGCCCGGAGAGCCACGCGTGGAGGAGCCCCGTCCCGAGCGTCCCGAGGACGAGGGGGAGGAACATCCGGCGGAGGAAAATCAGGAGCGGGGCCATAGAGAGGAGTAGAGGGAATATAGCCAGCCCAGCGCGATGGCGCCAGCGGTGACGCGGAGCCAGATGCCGAAGACGACCCGGCGGGTGAAGAGGGCCTGGTAGACCCAGAGGAGCTTCAGGTCGAAGAGCGGCCCGGCGACGAGGAAGGCGATGAGGGCGGGAAGGGGGAACTGGGGAAGGGCGGCGGCGAGGAAGGCGTCGGTGGTGCTGCAGACGGAGAGGAGCTGCGCCAGCCCGACGGTGGCGACGGGGGCGAGCCACCGGTTCCCCGCAAGGGCCGCGAGCCATTCCCGGTTCACGCTCGTGTTGAGGAAGGAGGCGACGGCGGCGCCGAGGACGAGGTAGAGGGCGACGGAGAGGAAATCGTCGATCGCCGGACCGAGGGCGGCGCGGAGGCGGCGCTGCCAGGCGGCGAGGGGCTCGCTCTCCGGGAGGGGGGGCGTTTCAGGCGCTTCGGGTTCCTCCCCCAGGCCGGGGCGGAGGACCTCGCCGCTCTTTTGCCTGCCGATCCAGAGGACGAGGATCAGGACGAGGAGGAGGCCCATGCCGAGGCGCAGGAGGACGATCTTCCACGGTTCCTGCGTGCGGAAGGCAAGCCAGGTGCTGGCGATGCTGAAGGGATTGGCGAGCGGGGCGGCGAAGAGGTAGGCGGCGGCGGTCCGCAGCGGCACTCCCTTGCGGACGAGGCGGAGGACGACGGGGAGCGCGCCGCACTCGCAGAGGGGGAAGACAAACCCGGCGGCGCAGCCGACGGCGATCCCGGCGCGGGGGCCGAGGCGGAGGAGGGCGCGGAGCCACGAGGCGGGGAGGAAGAGCTCGACCGCCAGGGAGGCGAGGGCGCCGAGGAGGAGGAAGGGGATCCCCTCCAGCAGCAGGGCGGCGAAGGAGAGGAAGAAATCGGGGAAGGAGAACCAGACGGTCACGCGGGGGCGACTATGCCTGCCGCCTCACCGCTTGGCGAGATCGTCGCGCAGGCGGGCGACTTCCATCCGGGTCTCGGCGAGGGCGTCGCTCGTGGTCCGGAGGCGGTGGGAGACCATCTCGGCGAAGGTCCGGTAGACGATGGCGTAGACCGGGTCGCGGTCGCTCGGGGGGAGGTTCTCGAGGAACGTCGCGTCGATGGCGAGGCAGCTCGTCTTCGAGAGGGTGACGACGCTGGCCGAGCGGGACTCGCAGTTCAGGATCGCCAGTTCGCCGAAGATGTCGCCCGTCCGGGTGAGGCTGGCGAGGAGGTGGCCCTGCTTCAGCACCTCGACCATCCCGGTGAGGAGGATGTAGATGAAGGTGTCGTAGGCCCCCTCGGGGATGACGGTCTCCCCGGCGTCGAAGTTCCGGACGCGGCTCTGGCGGAAGATCTCGATGATCTGATGGTCCTCCAGCGACGGGAAGAAGGAGACCTGCTTCAGGGTCTCGATGATCGAGCTCGGCGATTCAAGAACGGGGGTTTCTTTCACGGCAGGGAACCAAGGTGAAGCGTTTCCTATGCCTATTATGCCTAAACCCGTTTCCCCGTTAACTCAAGAACTACATTATATAATGTATCTCGTCCGGTTGGCGGGGAAGCCGTCCCTTTCCTACTTCAACGCTTCGTGCTGGCGTTGGTATTGAGCGAGTTGGGCGCGGAGGAAAATGACTTCCTCGCGGGTCGCCGCCAGTTCGGTGCTGGTGGCACGGAGGCGGTTGGCGACGATTTCGGCGAACATCTTGTAGACCACGGCGTAGATCGTGTCCCGGTCGTGGGGGAGGAGGCTGTCGAGGAAGGCGGCGTCGATGGCGAGGCATGAGGTCTTCGCCATCGCGAAGACGCTGGCGGAGCGGGGCTCGTAGTTGATGATCGCCAGCTCGCCGAAGATGTCGCCCGTCTTGTGGAGGCGGGTGATCGAGGCGTTGTTCTTCCGCACCTCGACTTCGCCGGTCAGGAGGACGTAGACGTAGGTGTCGTAGACCCCCTCGGGGATGACGACCTCGCCCGGATCGAACTGCCGCAGGCGGCTCATCTTGAAGATCTCCCGGATGTGGCGGTCTTCCAGGTGGCTGAAGAAGGAGACCTGGCGGAGCGTCGAGATCGTCGAGGCTTCTTCTTTGTCGAGAAAGGGGGTTTCCTTCATGGGGGGGGGAGTGGGGGGTAGGTAGAAACTACTATACCCTATATCGGCACTTTCAAAAAA from Verrucomicrobium sp. GAS474 encodes the following:
- a CDS encoding response regulator transcription factor; the protein is MNEVFRVLIATQDLHTRLMLEGLLKAVRARFVHADTEESIHSYLKTPEGFDMVVVDGAWEFLSIHGIHLACRSRSKTLSETHLMVILPSGNSTQVIGAFNDGADTVLRQPIRPLEFLNACRTGQHLTRLTRSNRALSEPLPAPAPASALPEPASAPMRFSAAGELIGLHV
- a CDS encoding mechanosensitive ion channel domain-containing protein — protein: MSSLHLSSVVECATALVAALLFGLLWRSVRRRGPQPAGASRYQAAAATLTRLSLRRDLLRAAAPPLQFCAWYFCLYFALPLFVHVLKHPGFAAALEQARLPFWHLGLLGGLFWFLYRCVDAVETRLAAIAAATSSRFDEHLFPVLALALRVFIPIGGFASLLETLHYSLSLGTDALHAIWRGFAIVVIVGLAAVSHALLQGIEKAILAGLDLDPDLTGTDSRSMEKLGDDRATATRIGILRKCAIVLNILIALAAILMLFPEARQIGTSLLASAGIVGILIGFAAQRTLGTLFAGIQLALSQPVRLGDSVAVEGESGVIEAITLTHVTIRTGDGRGRLILPISSFLERPFRNLTSTTPSVVQQVKIRVDFTLPVAALRDETRQWIATHRLWDRETFSLTVTDADAGSMELRLLASAATLADSSVLQLEAREWLLAQVVARYPECLPKVRDRTETSGKG
- the pheT gene encoding phenylalanine--tRNA ligase subunit beta, translated to MKFSLRWLRDHLDYTGTLDALLERLTSAGIEVEGVEKHGMDDPNLVVAEVISYVPHPNADRLRLCQVRHAGKGGEETRQIVCGAKNFEAGDRVVLALPGVDFGGGFVIKESKLRGELSQGMMCSAKELGLAADADGLLILPKETPFGPLSAVLPADTFIDVEITPNRPDLLSYQGLAWELSALGLGTWRPKETIALSSVAQPTHDWKIDLQAPDLGPRYTLAILENVKVGPSPAWLKEKIEATGHRSINNVVDITNYILWETGQPLHAFDAAKLAGKTIEVRRARKGETLLALDDKTYTLNENDLVIADAERPHALAGVIGGKDSAVTEATTTVALEAAWFDPASVRRSGRRLGILTDSAYRFERRVDAYRIPEARIRALVLLEELADAELIQAPIDAGQAPAKRAPITLRPERVAAVLGAPITLDEITAVLKPLGLRYKGDNIWTSPPYRHDLETEIDLIEEVARVRGLANLPGRVRHGWAAESAADRAWDKALLLRRSLAARGWQEILTEAMAAREAIGNPDAELLALGNPLNAQFTHLRPALKDGLAAIAGGNVARGNLSLRLFEVGKVYRREGGQVVEEMRLGVLQLGPVDALEWAAAERASDFYDVKGLADYLEGDLGIPAAARLELAPLDPATAKRHDLKAKAFYVEYRLDGWLAASDAPALFTGLPQFPGVRRDVALVVPSATPQAELAAALEKAAREAAGSALQKVALFDLFEDSKGEKLAAGKKSLAYALTYRLPDRTLTDKEVNGWQEKILAAVKGLGYDLR
- a CDS encoding DnaJ domain-containing protein; the protein is MPSEIPDYYDVLSVPPKATADEIKGAFRRLALRYHPDRNLGDPGEAALATEKFNEVRAAYEVLGDAEKKADYDSSRRMKKWLASLGRGPARKSPAPAPPVRKPKEKEKAAAAPASSPPPVPAPAPVRAAAPPPPAPAPTPAPAPASAPPAPRQKSPGQNPNLEAKETIPLAVAVLGGRWEVEVGGGRRVACMVPAGVRPGMRVKFRGLGAVGPDGRTRGDLSVSFEVRTEGAWLVSGNDLLVYADVDVLEILSCGDIVLADAPGGPLRVKMTPGFDIGRKLVLRGRGLPAFGKAPAGDLHIKVLPVFPTLSRDQANVVRRLLSQGLTEEERLARHDTKRRSHEVVEREREIEALIAVSGDGIRSEEEKAALKEGIALFEAETGTVVARWE
- the dcd gene encoding dCTP deaminase; the encoded protein is MGIHADSWIRKMALEKGMIEPFAEGQVRHGADGTRVISYGISSYGYDLRVSDEFKVFTNVFNSIVDPKAFDERSFVDIKAPVCVVPPNSFALARSVEYFRIPRNVLTVCLGKSTYARCGVIVNVTPFEPEWEGHVTLEISNTTPLPAKIYANEGLAQVLFFEANELCEVSYADRGGKYMKQQGITIPRM
- a CDS encoding permease; translated protein: MTVWFSFPDFFLSFAALLLEGIPFLLLGALASLAVELFLPASWLRALLRLGPRAGIAVGCAAGFVFPLCECGALPVVLRLVRKGVPLRTAAAYLFAAPLANPFSIASTWLAFRTQEPWKIVLLRLGMGLLLVLILVLWIGRQKSGEVLRPGLGEEPEAPETPPLPESEPLAAWQRRLRAALGPAIDDFLSVALYLVLGAAVASFLNTSVNREWLAALAGNRWLAPVATVGLAQLLSVCSTTDAFLAAALPQFPLPALIAFLVAGPLFDLKLLWVYQALFTRRVVFGIWLRVTAGAIALGWLYSLYSSLWPRS
- a CDS encoding cyclic nucleotide-binding domain-containing protein, with translation MKETPVLESPSSIIETLKQVSFFPSLEDHQIIEIFRQSRVRNFDAGETVIPEGAYDTFIYILLTGMVEVLKQGHLLASLTRTGDIFGELAILNCESRSASVVTLSKTSCLAIDATFLENLPPSDRDPVYAIVYRTFAEMVSHRLRTTSDALAETRMEVARLRDDLAKR
- a CDS encoding cyclic nucleotide-binding domain-containing protein, with amino-acid sequence MKETPFLDKEEASTISTLRQVSFFSHLEDRHIREIFKMSRLRQFDPGEVVIPEGVYDTYVYVLLTGEVEVRKNNASITRLHKTGDIFGELAIINYEPRSASVFAMAKTSCLAIDAAFLDSLLPHDRDTIYAVVYKMFAEIVANRLRATSTELAATREEVIFLRAQLAQYQRQHEALK